One window from the genome of Macaca fascicularis isolate 582-1 chromosome 7, T2T-MFA8v1.1 encodes:
- the DLL4 gene encoding delta-like protein 4 codes for MAAASWSASGWALLLLVALWQQRAAGSGVFQLQLQEFVNERGVLASGRPCEPGCRTFFRVCLKHFQAVVSPGPCTFGSVSTPVLGTNSFAVRDDSSGGGRNPLQLPFNFTWPGTFSLIIEAWHAPGDDLRPEALPPDALISKIAIQGSLAVGQNWLLDEQTSTLTRLRYSYRVICSDNYYGDNCSRLCKKRNDHFGHYVCQPDGNLSCLPGWTGEYCQQPICLSGCHEQNGYCSKPAECLCRPGWQGRLCNECIPHNGCRHGTCSTPWQCTCDEGWGGLFCDQDLNYCTHHSPCKNGATCSNSGQRSYTCTCRPGYTGVDCELELSECDSNPCRNGGSCKDQEDGYHCLCPPGYYGLHCEHSTLSCADSPCFNGGSCRERNQGASYACECPPNFTGSNCEKKVDRCTSNPCANGGQCLNRGPSRMCRCRPGFTGTYCERHVSDCARNPCAHGGTCHDLESGLMCTCPAGFSGRRCEVRTSIDACASSPCFNRATCYTDLSTDTFVCNCPYGFVGSRCEFPMGLPPSFPWVAVSLGVGLAVLLVLLGMVAVAVRQLRLRRPDDGSREAMNNLSDFQKDNLIPAAQLKNTNQKKELEVDCGLDKSNCGKQQNHTLDYNLAPGPLGRGTMPGKFPHSDKSLGEKAPLRLHSEKPECRISAICSPRDSMYQSVCLISEERNECVIATEV; via the exons ATGGCGGCAGCGTCCTGGAGCGCCTCTGGCTGGGCGCTACTGCTGCTGGTGGCACTTTGGCAGCAG CGCGCGGCCGGCTCCGGCGTCTTCCAGCTGCAGCTGCAGGAGTTCGTCAACGAGCGCGGCGTACTGGCCAGTGGGCGGCCTTGCGAGCCCGGCTGCCGGACTTTCTTCCGCGTCTGCCTTAAGCACTTCCAGGCGGTCGTCTCGCCCGGACCCTGCACCTTTGGGAGCGTCTCCACGCCGGTATTGGGCACCAACTCCTTCGCTGTCCGGGACGACAGTAGCGGCGGGGGACGCAACCCTCTCCAACTGCCCTTCAATTTCACCTGGCCG GGTACCTTCTCACTCATCATCGAAGCTTGGCACGCACCAGGAGACGACCTGCGGCCAG AGGCCTTGCCACCAGATGCACTCATCAGCAAGATCGCCATCCAGGGCTCCCTAGCTGTGGGTCAGAACTGGTTATTGGATGAGCAAACCAGCACCCTCACAAGGCTGCGCTACTCTTACCGGGTCATCTGCAGTGACAACTACTATGGAGACAACTGCTCCCGCCTGTGCAAGAAGCGCAATGACCACTTCGGCCACTATGTGTGCCAGCCAGATGGCAACTTGTCCTGCCTGCCGGGTTGGACTGGGGAGTACTGCCAACAGC CTATCTGTCTTTCGGGCTGTCATGAACAGAATGGCTACTGCAGCAAGCCAGCAGAGTGCCT CTGCCGCCCAGGCTGGCAGGGCCGGCTGTGTAACGAATGCATCCCCCACAATGGCTGTCGCCACGGCACCTGCAGCACTCCCTGGCAATGTACTTGTGatgagggctggggaggcctgttTTGTGACCAAG ATCTCAACTACTGCACCCACCACTCCCCGTGCAAGAATGGGGCAACGTGCTCCAACAGCGGGCAGCGAAGCTACACCTGcacctgtcgcccaggctacactGGTGTGGACTGTGAGCTGGAGCTCAGCGAGTGTGACAGCAACCCCTGTCGCAATGGAGGCAGCTGTAAG GACCAGGAGGATGGCTACCACTGCCTGTGTCCCCCAGGCTACTATGGCCTGCATTGTGAACATAGCACCTTGAGCTGCGCTGACTCCCCCTGCTTCAATGGGGGCTCCTGCCGGGAGCGCAACCAGGGGGCCAGCTATGCTTGTGAATGCCCCCCCAACTTCACCGGCTCCAACTGCGAGAAGAAAGTGGACAGATGCACCAGCAACCCGTGTGCCAACG GGGGACAGTGCTTAAACCGAGGTCCAAGCCGCATGTGCCGCTGCCGTCCTGGATTCACGGGGACCTACTGTGAACGCCACGTCAGTGACTGTGCCCGTAACCCTTGCGCCCATGGTGGCACTTGCCATGACCTGGAGAGTGGGCTTATGTGCACCTGCCCTGCCGGCTTCTCTGGCCGGCGCTGTGAGGTGCGGACATCCATCGATGCCTGTGCCTCAAGTCCCTGCTTCAACAGGGCCACCTGCTACACTGACCTCTCCACAGACACCTTCGTGTGCAACTGCCCTTATGGCTTTGTGGGCAGCCGCTGCGAGTTCCCCATGGGCTTGCCGCCCAGCTTCCCCTGGGTGGCCGTCTCCCTGGGCGTGGGGCTGGCggtgctgctggtgctgctgggcatggtggcagtggcTGTGCGGCAGCTGCGGCTTCGACGGCCAGACGACGGCAGCAGGGAGGCCATGAACAACTTGTCGGACTTCCAGAAGGACAACCTGATTCCTGCCGCCCAGCTTAAAAACACAAACCAGAAGAAGGAGCTGGAAGTGGACTGTGGCCTGGACAAGTCCAACTGTGGCAAACAGCAAAACCACACATTGGACTATAATCTGGCCCCAGGACCCCTGGGGCGGGGGACCATGCCAGGAAAGTTTCCCCACAGTGACAAGAGCTTAGGGGAGAAGGCGCCACTGCGGTTACACAG TGAAAAGCCAGAGTGTCGGATATCAGCGATATGCTCCCCCAGGGACTCCATGTACCAGTCTGTGTGTTTGATATCAGAGGAGAGGAACGAATGTGTCATTGCCACGGAG GTATAA